One part of the Ciona intestinalis chromosome 5, KH, whole genome shotgun sequence genome encodes these proteins:
- the LOC100182691 gene encoding phosphatidylinositide phosphatase SAC1 has protein sequence MGIQTIILISIMSLVYDNLRLHVTNDAFYIEALSAGSEDVLVIDRINFEIELISNRDDIPPSLAESKAIHAIFGVINLVGGPHLIVVTGRSRVGDIAGHTIWKVTETEVLPYRKSLLNLNEAQTSDNETYLALLNNALSFKDYYFSTSFDITHSMQRLALADAGFLLEPLSTRADHRFFWNRHALHDFLDRPELSKFTVPFMHGFISITSCFVLGRTFDLILVSRRSTLRAGTRYFVRGLDKQGDAANFVETEQVVVYARHICSLVQTRGSIPLLWSQRPNLRYKPLPKLVEDRALHLASFKSHFDSQIITYGKQMVLNLVNHKGVELTLAQAFLDAVNETNSKDIGYDAFDFHGQCGANHWDRLSILIDRIALDQEQFGYFMQNRDGTVFMKQTGVFRTNCMDCLDRTNVVQSLIARVSLTKQLKQLGIFKPDSTIEQEAELDYTLKQIWADNADFCSRQYAGTGALKTDYTRTGKRTKFGLLKDGYNSAVRYLKNNFSDGFRQDSMDLLLGNFCVSESTSSPFPSPEQRRRPVLLFLIYLIFSVFVIVALLPATGFLEQLTYVIIWALATLVVSSYVLRHGVDFVNKPNLVHVKEKFE, from the exons CATAATGTCTTTAGTATATGATAACTTGCGACTTCACGTCACAAACGATGCTTTTTACATTGAAGCACTTAGCGCCGGGTCAGAGGATGTTCTTGTTATTGACCGAATCAATTTTGAAATCGAATTAATTTCAAATCGAGATGACATTCCACCTTCTCTAGCCGAAAGCAAg GCAATTCATGCAATATTTGGAGTCATAAACTTAGTTGGTGGTCCGCATTTAATCGTTGTCACAGGCAGATCTCGTGTTGGAGACATAGCTGGTCATACTATATGGAAAGTTACAGAAACAGAGGTTCTACCGTATCGCAAATCTCTTCTAAATCTAAACGAAGCACag ACATCAGACAATGAGACTTACCTTGCCCTGCTCAACAATGCTTTGTCATTCAAAGATTATTATTTCTCTACAAGCTTTGACATCACACACTCCATGCAGAGACTTGCTTTAGCTGATGCTGGTTTTCTGTTGGAACCACTCAGTACAAGGGCGGACCAcag atttttttggAACCGGCACGCTCTGCATGACTTTTTGGATCGACCAGAACTTAGCAAGTTCACGGTTCCTTTCATGCATGGTTTCATCTCCATCACATCTTGCTTCGTCCTCGGGAGGACTTTCGATCTGATCCTTGTCTCTAGAAGGAGCACCTTAAGAGCTGGAACGCGTTATTTTGTCCGGGGACTTGACAAGCAAGGAGATGCGGCAAATTTCGTCGAAACAGAGCAAGTCGTGGTGTATGCCAGACATATTTGCTCCCTGGTTCAAACCAGAGGTTCTATACCACTGTTATGGTCCCAGCGACCAAATTTAAG ATACAAACCACTGCCAAAGCTTGTAGAAGACCGAGCTCTTCATTTAGCATCATTTAAATCTCATTTCGACTCACAAATTATCACATATGGAAAGCAG ATGGTGCTGAACCTTGTGAACCATAAGGGAGTAGAACTGACTTTGGCACAAGCATTCTTGGATGCTGTGAACGAAACCAACTCTAAGGACATAGGTTACGATGCATTTGATTTCCACGGACAATGTGGAGCAAACCACTGGGATAGGCTGAGTATTCTCATAGACAGAATTGCATTGGACCAAGAACAGTTTGGTTATTTCATGCAG AATCGCGATGGTACAGTGTTCATGAAGCAAACCGGAGTATTTCGGACAAACTGTATGGATTGTTTGGACCGTACTAATGTGGTGCAATCACTTATAGCCCGAGTCTCATTAactaaacaactaaaacaactTGGAATTTTTAAGCCCGACTCAACCATTGAACAAGAG GCTGAGCTAGACTACACATTGAAGCAGATTTGGGCAGATAACGCGGACTTCTGCTCACGCCAATACGCTGGCACTGGTGCTTTGAAAACAGATTACACACGGACTGGTAAACGTACAAAGTTTGGTCTTTTGAAAGACGGGTACAACTCTGCAGTAcgttatttgaaaaataatttctcCGACGGTTTTAGACaa GACTCCATGGATCTTCTCCTTGGCAACTTTTGCGTCTCCGAGAGCACTTCCTCTCCTTTCCCATCACCAGAGCAGCGGAGGAGACCTGTCCTCCTCTTCCTTATTTATCTCATCTTTTCAGTCTTTGTCATAGTTGCTCTTCTTCCTGCCACCGGCTTTCTCGAGCAGCTTacatacgtcataatatgGGCCCTTGCTACGTTGGTGGTGTCGTCATACGTATTGCGTCACGGCGTcgattttgtaaacaaaccaAACTTGGTTCACGTCAAAGAAAAGTTCGAATAA
- the LOC100184245 gene encoding lactadherin, which yields MKIFLFGILLISYAVSSLQEVFPVGGRGQYALNYWQARAKCASLGASLASIQELDQARLNGLSHCSCGWLLEKKAGYPMNETKAGCGNRPGVHLCNWRETWDAFCYMDTAIANCSSPLGVETGEITDGQMTASSVYHSFWNERWNPHLARLHKEGVINAWMPHHDGRNQYLEIDMGSAMAVTGIVTQGARRYLANQFVTSFKVAHSKDGEFWRTYTEDNVEKIFAGNFDNDTPVRNSFKNPILARYIKFKPMTYQKHITLRMELYGCDIEDYNMELERKRAVRVTAMNGFGERIPRQ from the exons atgaaaatatttctgtttgGGATTTTGTTGATATCATATGCTGTATCAAGCTTGCAAGAAG tatTCCCTGTTGGTGGCAGAGGACAATACGCTTTAAATTATTGGCAAGCTCGAGCAAAATGTGCTTCGCTGGGAGCTAGTTTGGCTTCAATACAAGAATTAGATCAAGCACGACTTAACGG TTTGTCTCATTGTTCTTGCGGTTGGCTGTTAGAAAAGAAAGCTGGATATCCCATGAACGAAACAAAGGCTGGCTGTGGTAATCGACCTGGCGTTCATTTATGCAACTGGCGTGAAACATGGGACGCATTCTGTTACATGG ACACAGCCATAGCAAACTGCTCGTCACCGCTTGGTGTAGAGACTGGAGAAATAACCGACGGTCAGATGACAGCTTCCAGTGTTTACCACTCGTTCTGGAATGAAAGATGGAATCCACACCTTGCACGTTTACACAAGGAAGGAGTTATCAACGCATGGATGCCACACCACGATGGTAGGAATCAATATTTGGAG ATCGACATGGGATCAGCTATGGCTGTTACTGGTATAGTCACACAAGGAGCACGTCGTTACCTGGCCAACcagttcgtgacgtcatttaagGTCGCACACAGCAAAGACGGGGAATTCTGGCGAACCTACACCGAGGATAACGTTGAAAAG ATATTCGCGGGCAACTTTGACAACGATACACCAGTTCgaaacagctttaaaaaccCGATACTAGCGCGTTACATCAAATTCAAACCCATGACCTACCAAAAGCAcataacactgaggatggaaCTGTACGGATGCGACATTGAAGATTATAACATGGAATTGGAACGGAAACGGGCTGTGCGAGTTACTGCAATGAACGGGTTCGGAGAACGTATTCCACGACAGTAG
- the LOC100180347 gene encoding uncharacterized protein LOC100180347: MIRIRFIYILWTVFLLSIFLYNKGLAIDSERSPFSSLGLQVPSKTGRFSRALKSANEYLWTEWSPPLNFTCKNGEILLNHIECANASGVVVQQRKCVLDGTSTIDPQLGTKCTTDSTSSTTRLISCNKPEVCNEWSDWGSCVVCQDNNCTGLSTNLRAGQTRRRTCEQEFNKCTIQWRLGACVKRSVNGGLTPGGRNIGGGLAEEASPTDAISSSAKIAAFSVAGIVMVGLLGFAGTSLLRTTLLRPNRRRSDVLTVSHNEEQNTSVSSPDRIYVVNMAAQQGRPRPVAGRRTAHPRSNLSVIREEEDVASIRRESIQNGTSGRNDSDEAMDFMDEVLTEVEREEEQVEEDAQSEDTPLKMQVVMEEDEISSASDSSTTSAEFETDFRKSVVVDEDEKLFRDFGWNPEDRGASESENIEIRPENTLRVPGSEQYDFSASALSLASARLLDQMHQCHSSVGTCESELPLPHLEEIKSFNSALDLRRSVNQDTKQQFSSMPDLNSASAVIPDIADVLSTSSEEDFYDDAFV, encoded by the exons atgattcgcatacgttttatttatatactatgGACTGTATTTCTGCTCTCAATTTTTCTCTACAATAAAGGACTAGCTATTGACAGCGAAAG GTCACCCTTCTCTTCCTTGGGTTTACAAGTACCATCAAAGACGGGTCGATTTTCTCGCGCATTAAAAAGTGCAAACGAATACTTGTGGACAGAGTGGTCACCTCCGTTAAACTTCACTTGCAAAAACGGTGAAATTTTGCTGAATCACATCGAATGTGCAAATGCTAGCGGAGTCGTTgtacaacaaagaaaatgtgtGTTAGATGGGACAAGTACTATAGATCCACAACTTGGAACGAAATGTACAACTGACTCTACGTCTTCTACTACAAGACTGATCAGCTGCAACAAACCAGAG GTATGTAACGAATGGTCAGATTGGGGATCCTGCGTTGTGTGCCAGGATAACAACTGTACAGGACTTTCTACTAACTTGAGGGCTGGACAAACACGACGTAGAACATGTGAGCAAGAG TTCAACAAGTGCACCATACAATGGAGACTGGGTGCGTGTGTGAAGCGATCAGTGAACGGAGGATTAACTCCTGGTGGAAGAAATATTGGCGGTGGGTTGGCAGAAGAGGCTTCCCCTACCGACGCAATTAGTAGTTCGGCAAAAATCGCGGCATTTTCAGTGGCTGGTATAGTAATGGTGGGGCTACTAGGATTTGCAGGAACGAG TTTGTTACGAACGACTTTGCTTCGACCGAATCGAAGAAGATCTGATGTTTTGACAGTTTCTCACAACGAGGAACAAAATACT aGCGTATCGAGTCCCGATCGTATTTACGTGGTAAACATGGCAGCTCAACAAGGTAGACCTCGACCTGTAGCTGGAAGAAGGACTGCACATCCAAGATCTAATTTATCAGTCATCCGAGAGGAAGAAGACG TTGCTTCCATTCGTCGCGAGTCCAttcaaaatgggacgagtggTCGAAATGATAGCGATGAAGCGATGGACTTTATGGACGAGGTCCTCACAGAAGTTGAGAGAGAAGAAGAGCAAGTTGAAGAGGACGCACAAAGTGAAGACACACCTTTAAAGATGCAGGTTGTAATGGAAGAGGATGAAATTTCTAGCGCAAGTGACTCTTCCACGACTTCTGCCGAATTTGAAACTGATTTCCGTAAATCCGTCGTTGTGGATGAAGACGAAAAACTCTTCCGCGATTTTGGCTGGAATCCGGAAGACAGGGGAGCATCTGAGTCTGAAAATATAGAGATACGTCCGGAAAACACGCTCCGGGTTCCCGGTAGCGAACAATATGATTTTTCAGCATCAGCACTTTCACTCGCCTCTGCTAGACTCCTGGATCAAATGCATCAATGCCATTCTTCAGTAGGAACATGTGAAAGCGAGCTACCCCTTCCACATTTAGAAGAAATCAAATCTTTTAATTCTGCTTTAGATTTAAGGCGGAGTGTTAACCAAGACACTAAACAGCAATTTTCTTCAATGCCAGATTTAAATTCCGCTTCAGCTGTAATACCTGATATTGCTGATGTTTTGAGCACAAGCTCAGAAGAAGATTTCTACGATGACGCGtttgtatga
- the LOC100177988 gene encoding protein phosphatase 1 regulatory subunit 42 — MATVPVVVLTSPVESKQIISPDELPGNDVKFAVWHQIPKNKITGDDLHCPRIRVGPVISSESSSSSSSSSSSSDSDADTPRLHLRHNYKSKYENWKKATVVNFSYQDLGHDYQVKNFVRVLKTLENCVQLNLVDNSLVDLKAVQLPKCHSLNLRKNYFCSFNDLPVSKELLHLNLCENNISNLKGSEKFKHLKTLDLSLNPIHFEPNYRKRVIAKFPKLEFLDGVLVDVEERDGTFNEENTCVLM, encoded by the exons ATGGCAACTGTACCAGTGGTTGTTCTAACTTCTCCAGTTGAGagcaaacaaattatttctCCAGATGag CTTCCAGGAAATGATGTAAAGTTCGCGGTTTGGCATCAAATtccaaagaataaaataacaggAGATGATCTACATTGTCCAAGGATCAGAGTTG GACCTGTTATATCCAGTGAAAGCAGCAGCAGCAGTAGCAGTAGCAGCAGTAGTAGTGATTCAGATGCTGACACCCCACGTTTGCATCTAAGGCATaattataaaagcaaatatgAAAACTGGAAAAAAGCAACT GTTGTAAATTTTTCTTACCAAGACTTGGGTCATGACTACCAAGTGAAAAACTTTGTGCGAGTTTTAAAAACTCTCGAGAATTGTGTGCAGCTAAATCTTGTTGATAATTCACTTGTTGATTTGAAAGCAGTTCAACTACCAAAATGTCATTCTCTGAATTTGAGGAAAAATTATTTCTGTTCTTTCAAT GATCTTCCAGTTTCCAAAGAACTGTTGCATCTCAATCTTTGTGAGAACAACATTTCGAATCTGAAAGGCTccgaaaaatttaaacatctgAAAACCCTTGACCTTTCTTTGAACCCCATTCATTTTGAGCCAAACTACAGAAAAAg AGTGATTGCTAAATTTCCAAAGCTAGAATTCTTGGATGGTGTTCTTGTTGATGTAGAGGAAAGAGATGGAACATTTAATGAAGAAAACACTTGTGTTCTTATGTGA
- the LOC100181865 gene encoding alpha-1,3-mannosyl-glycoprotein 4-beta-N-acetylglucosaminyltransferase A-like, with protein sequence MVLPSSMRVFLIICFAMSFGALIINTNIMLSVHNVVSKKRLSSMFHDELRHVLYDINGPFYRRNEIEINKQLPLGHMPQTLISGINQAKDDIDASPFLYQKNFTPSVVLGHGHYNKDSFVIGIPSVKREGVSYLETTIRSLCRSMYPVNENKTSIVVFLAETDMDYVHKTMGEVYNTFTREVDTGLLQVISPPTHLYPSFNLPQTLGDPSERVQWRSKEVFDAAYLMFVCRNKADYYLMLEDDVIAVKGFVESMKKIVAENKETDFGYISLSTFNSIGKLFRRRDIPAWASFFFTFYGLKPIDWLMLDVMRIQSCNPEKSSSECEANIKKRMPQFSKGLFQHIGKMSSLAGKKQLITDTKFSREPQATNPHVNIKAEVSTTLTSADLSTANELYIDSGGMNKHFLVSKLQTDDVIKVLFSTPSYVQYILVKTGNADMQLRYCTECGLIEYFVDVSQTPSTYQQCGAFDRHGSAHCVINHQISGFQIRNTKPVDSQVWFDLIYMQ encoded by the exons ATGGTTTTACCTTCTTCAATGAGG GTGTTTTTAATCATCTGCTTTGCTATGTCCTTTGGCGCCCTGATTATAAACACCAATATTATGCTGTCAGTGCATAACGTTGTAAGCAAGAAACGTTTAAGTTCGATGTTTCACGATGAACTACGTCATGTATTGTATGATATTAACGGACCATTCTATAGACGAAATGAAATTGAG ATTAATAAGCAACTACCACTTGGTCACATGCCTCAGACCTTAATTTCTGGAATAAACCAAGCGAAGGATGATATAGATGCAAGCCCCTTTCTATACCAG aaaaATTTCACTCCTAGTGTTGTTCTGGGCCACGGTCATTATAATAAAGATTCATTTGTGATTGGAATACCTTCAGTTAAGAGGGAAGGGGTCAGCTATCTTGAAACAACAATACGAAGTTTATGCCGTAGCATGTACCCTgtgaatgaaaataaaacctcaattgttgtgtttttagcGGAAACTGATATGGATTATGTGCATAAGACCATGGG GGAAGTGTACAACACTTTTACTCGAGAAGTTGACACGGGGTTACTACAGGTCATTTCACCCCCTACCCACCTTTACCCCTCATTTAACTTACCCCAAACCCTTGGGGACCCCTCAGAGCGCGTACAATGGAGATCAAAAGAAGTTTTTGACGCAGCATATCTGATGTTTGTTTGCAGGAATAAAGCAGACTACTATCTCATGTTAGAGGATGATGTTATTGCCGTAAAAGg CTTTGTTGAATCAATGAAAAAGATTGTTGCTGAAAACAAGGAAACTGACTTTGGATATATTTCTTTGTCAACTTTTAACTCAATCGGAAAATTATTTCGTAGAAGAGATATCCCAGCTTG ggcttctttctttttcacattttatgGATTGAAACCAATAGATTGGTTAATGTTAGATGTTATGAGGATACAATCTTGTAATCCTGAGAAATCGAGCTCTGAATGTGAAGCCAATATTAAAAAGAGAATGCCACAATTTTCTAAAGGCCTTTTTCAACATATAG GTAAAATGTCGTCTCTTGCTGGCAAGAAACAATTAATTACAGACACTAAGTTCTCACGAGAACCGCAAGCAACTAACCCTCATGTTAATATTAAAGCAGAG GTATCCACTACTTTAACCTCTGCAGACTTATCTACTGCTAATGAATTGTATATAGACAGTGGGGGAATGAACAAGCATTTTCTCGTCAGTAAATTACAAACTGACGAtgtaattaaagttttattcagCACGCCAAGTTATGTCCAATATATTCTTGTAAAAACGGGGAACGCAGATATGCAGCTTAG ATACTGTACTGAATGTGGGCTCATAGAGTATTTTGTTGATGTTTCTCAAACACCATCAACATACCAGCAGTGTGGAGCTTTTGACCGTCATGGTTCAGCACATTGCGTTATAAATCACCAAATATCAGGTTTTCAAATCCGCAATACAAAACCAGTAGACTCACAAGTTTGGTTTGATCTTATATATATGcagtaa
- the zf(c2h2)-125 gene encoding PR domain zinc finger protein 1: MLRSHPPPLIHAADLFHLRGSITPSESGDDYFFQKGLTASSPPRDDEDQQQDHRSGYESPKLESQDHPLNLSCRNKRIKFDSDHKDFAFNDWTTGTHCEKKQASDPAPLFARSAQQEEAERAVLLYRAQMMASSDFIRAILKRKWEEEMALKAFQQQVEEKSKSVPFAVKHLMNHQFNYLPYNMLNYASHLALRGSSSPRVFTNPMHPSSSVTIPSPPNSPSKEFDTKPAAKINLISDRYPKVICDSPPSLIKENFDTPPFDSSVSPTISLPEMPLDKKKRKKEKSRVRASSSNAEMYHCTICTASYPHKFELNRHVKVSHVRPHRCTQCGKGFGHRNYLKVHIETVHMGRKTHQCRLCGKYLSTGGNLNVHVRTIHLGEKKYNCPICSRSFGQQCNMKTHMKRHFSKSDDI, translated from the exons ATGTTGCGATCCCATCCTCCACCTCTCATCCATGCTGCAGACCTGTTCCACCTCCGGGGAAGCATAACTCCCAGTGAGTCTGGAGACGATTACTTCTTCCAGAAAGGACTGACTGCATCAAGTCCTCCAAGAGATGATGAAGATCAACAACAAGATCACCGCAGTGGTTACGAATCACCAAAACTGGAGAGCCAG gaCCACCCCCTGAACCTCAGCTGCAGAAACAAACGAATCAAGTTTGACTCGGACCATAAAGATTTCGCATTCAATGATTGGACAACAGGGACGCATTGTGAGAAGAAACAAGCATCTGACCCAGCTCCTTTATTCGCACGTTCAGCACAGCAGGAAGAGGCAGAAAGAGCAGTTTTATTGTACCGAGCCCAGATGATGGCGTCCAGCGATTTTATCCGAGCGATTTTGAAACGCAAATGGGAAGAAGAAATGGCACTAAAAGCTTTCCAACAACAAGTcgaagaaaaatcaaaatctgTTCCTTTCGCAGTAAAACATCTCATGAATCACCAGTTTAATTATTTGCCGTACAACATGCTTAATTACGCCTCACACTTAGCGCTAAGAGGTTCCAGTTCTCCTAGAGTTTTCACGAACCCAATGCACCCAAGCTCCTCCGTAACTATTCCCTCTCCGCCTAACTCCCCCAGCAAAGAGTTTGACACAAAACCAGCGGCTAAAATCAACCTTATAAGCGACCGTTACCCGAAAGTTATTTGCGATTCTCCTCCAAGTTTGATAAAAGAAAACTTCGACACCCCGCCTTTCGACAGCTCTGTCTCTCCAACGATTTCTCTGCCAGAGATGCCTTTGGATAAGAAGAAGCGCAAGAAAGAGAAAAGCCGAGTTCGAGCTAGTAGCAGCAATGCCGAGATGTACCACTGCACCATATGTACTGCCTCCTATCCGCATAAGTTTGAGCTAAACCGGCATGTTAAAGTGAGCCACGTTCGCCCTCACCGTTGCACCCAATGCGGCAAGGGCTTTGGTCATCGCAACTACTTAAAGGTCCACATTGAAACCGTGCATATGGGACGAAAAACACATCAGTGCCGACTCTGTGGCAAATACCTCTCAACCGGCGGCAACCTTAACGTCCACGTTCGTACAATACACCTTGGCGAGAAGAAATACAACTGCCCGATCTGCAGTAGAAGTTTCGGCCAACAGTGTAACATGAAAACCCATATGAAACGTCACTTTTCAAAAAGCGATGACATCTAG